One window of Cervus elaphus chromosome 2, mCerEla1.1, whole genome shotgun sequence genomic DNA carries:
- the TMEM258 gene encoding transmembrane protein 258 isoform X1, giving the protein MELEAMSRYTSPVNPAVFPHLTVVLLAIGMFFTAWFFVYEVTSTKYTRDIYKELLISLVASLFMGFGVLFLLLWVPTRQLH; this is encoded by the exons GAACTTGAGGCCATGAGCAGATACACCAGCCCCGTGAACCCGGCTGTCTTTCCCCACCTGACCGTGGTGCTGCTGGCCATTGGCATGTTCTTCACCGCCTGGTTCTTCGT TTATGAGGTCACGTCCACCAAGTACACCCGGGACATCTACAAAGAGCTCCTCATCTCCCTGGTGGCCTCACTCTTCATGGGCTTTGGAGtcctcttcctgctgctctgg GTTCCAACCAGGCAGCTTCACTGA
- the TMEM258 gene encoding transmembrane protein 258 isoform X2 produces MELEAMSRYTSPVNPAVFPHLTVVLLAIGMFFTAWFFVYEVTSTKYTRDIYKELLISLVASLFMGFGVLFLLLWVGIYI; encoded by the exons GAACTTGAGGCCATGAGCAGATACACCAGCCCCGTGAACCCGGCTGTCTTTCCCCACCTGACCGTGGTGCTGCTGGCCATTGGCATGTTCTTCACCGCCTGGTTCTTCGT TTATGAGGTCACGTCCACCAAGTACACCCGGGACATCTACAAAGAGCTCCTCATCTCCCTGGTGGCCTCACTCTTCATGGGCTTTGGAGtcctcttcctgctgctctggGTCGGCATCTACATATGA
- the TMEM258 gene encoding transmembrane protein 258 isoform X3, with translation MSRYTSPVNPAVFPHLTVVLLAIGMFFTAWFFVYEVTSTKYTRDIYKELLISLVASLFMGFGVLFLLLWVPTRQLH, from the exons ATGAGCAGATACACCAGCCCCGTGAACCCGGCTGTCTTTCCCCACCTGACCGTGGTGCTGCTGGCCATTGGCATGTTCTTCACCGCCTGGTTCTTCGT TTATGAGGTCACGTCCACCAAGTACACCCGGGACATCTACAAAGAGCTCCTCATCTCCCTGGTGGCCTCACTCTTCATGGGCTTTGGAGtcctcttcctgctgctctgg GTTCCAACCAGGCAGCTTCACTGA